In Candidatus Dormiibacterota bacterium, the sequence TCCAGCCGTTCCCCGGCGTCGACCTCGTGGCCGACCTGGAAAAGTCCTGGCCGTGGAGTGACGGGGTGTTTGATGAGATCGTGTGCGCCGACCTTCCCGAGCACCTGCGTCAGTGGTACGAGGAGCCGGATCCGGTCTGCCTCGAGCGTGCGCAGGCCTGTGCCGCGGCCGATCAGTACAAGGAGGCGTTCGAGAGTCTCGTCACGGCGCTGCGCAAGCCGAAGAGGCGCTACGGGGTCATCCACTTCATGGAGGAAGCCTACCGAGTCCTCAAGCCGCTGGGCCGGCTCGACTGCACCATCCCTTCGACGGAGGGACGGGGCTGGGCGCAGGACCCGACACACGTGAGCTACTGGAACGAGAACAGCGTGCTGTACTTTCTCGACAGCGAGCACCGGAAAATCTACCCGGCCCTCATCCACTGTGTCTGGAAGCGCATCAGCGTCGAAACCCGGAAGCCCGATCGTCTGGGCGTGATCTGGTTCAGGATGGTCCTGCAGAAGGAGTAGGGGTGGAGTGAAGGCGATCAGGAAACTGGCGAGGAGCGTCCGGAAGCGCGCCGGATGGCTGGTAGGGCCGCCTCCTGACCCCAGGGAGTTTCTGCGCCGGGAGACGATCGCCGGCGCCTATCTCCGGGGAGACGGCATCGAGATCGGTGCGCTGCATCATCCGACGAACGCGGGCCCGTGGGCGCGGGTGAAGTACGTCGACCGGATGGCTGAAGCCGAGCTCAGAAGGCAGTACCCCGAGCTGGATTCCGAGAAGCTCGTCCGCGTGGACATCATCGACGACGGCGAATCGCTCCGGACGATTCGAGACGGGACGCAGGACTTCGTGATCGCCAACCACTTCGTCGAGCACTGCGAGGATCCGATCGGCGCGGTCGGAAACATGCTGAGGGTCCTCAAGGACGGCGGCGTCCTGTTCATGGCGATCCCGGACAAACGTTTCACCTTCGACAGGGACCGCCCCGTCACTCCGCTGGATCATCTCCTGCGCGATCACGAAGAATCCCCCGCATGGTCGCGAAGGCAGCACTACGAGGAATGGGCGAGGCTGGTCAACGGAGTCCGCGATGACGCCGGCTTGCAGAGAGAAGTCGAGCGGCTGATGGCCACACGTTACGCCATCCACTACCACGTCTGGACTCAACTGGAGCTGCTGGAGTTCATCCTGGCTCTCAGGAAGAAGTGGAGTTTCGAAGTGGAACTCGTCCTCAAGAGAAAGAACGAGGTGATCTTCATCCTGAAGAGACAACCGGGGTCTTGAATCCCTTGAAGCCTCTCGACCTGTCCGTCATCGTGGTCTCGTGGAACACGCGCGAGCTCTTGCGCGGGTGCTTGCAGTCGGCGCTCGCGAACCTCGGAACGCTGTCCGCGGAGATCATCGTCGTGGACAACGCGTCGGTGGACGACAGCGCGGGAATGGTCCAGAAGGTCTTCGGCGACGATCCGAGGGTCCGGCTCATCGCCAACTCCCGGAACGAGGGATTCGCCCGCGGGAACAACCAGGCCTTCGCCGTGGCCCGGGGGGAGTTCCTGGCGATCGTCAACCCGGACATCGTGTTCAGGGGGCCGGCCCTGGGAAGCCTGCTCGAGCACCTGCGCGAACACCCGAAAGCCGGCATCGCGACCTGCAATCTCGTGGGCGCCGATGGTCTGCCGCAATCGCTGCACAGGACGTTCCCGACGCTGCCGATTGTGTTCTGCCGCTGGACACGCGTCGGAAGACGGATCGATCGATGGCTCCTGGGCGGCTCCGTGGGGCGCCGCTACCAGCTGATGCACCTGCGGCGCACGGGCGTGACGGCGATCGATCAGGCGGCGGCCGCCTGTCTCATGATCGAGCGCCCGACCGTCGAGAGGATCGGCGGCCTGTTCGACGAGCGCTTCCCGATCTTCTTCAATGACGTCGACCTGTCGCGTCGCGTCTGGAACGCCGGCCTGGAGGTGCACGTCCTCTATGACGTCTCGGTCGTCCACCACGGCGGGGCGAGCATCAAGCAGATGCGCCCCGGCCGCAAGACTCTCGAATTGAT encodes:
- a CDS encoding methyltransferase domain-containing protein — protein: MKAIRKLARSVRKRAGWLVGPPPDPREFLRRETIAGAYLRGDGIEIGALHHPTNAGPWARVKYVDRMAEAELRRQYPELDSEKLVRVDIIDDGESLRTIRDGTQDFVIANHFVEHCEDPIGAVGNMLRVLKDGGVLFMAIPDKRFTFDRDRPVTPLDHLLRDHEESPAWSRRQHYEEWARLVNGVRDDAGLQREVERLMATRYAIHYHVWTQLELLEFILALRKKWSFEVELVLKRKNEVIFILKRQPGS
- a CDS encoding glycosyltransferase family 2 protein is translated as MNPLKPLDLSVIVVSWNTRELLRGCLQSALANLGTLSAEIIVVDNASVDDSAGMVQKVFGDDPRVRLIANSRNEGFARGNNQAFAVARGEFLAIVNPDIVFRGPALGSLLEHLREHPKAGIATCNLVGADGLPQSLHRTFPTLPIVFCRWTRVGRRIDRWLLGGSVGRRYQLMHLRRTGVTAIDQAAAACLMIERPTVERIGGLFDERFPIFFNDVDLSRRVWNAGLEVHVLYDVSVVHHGGASIKQMRPGRKTLELMDGLERYYDLHEPRWKARLVRLMVSANRRRAARAAANAAPAMTSTRS